In one window of Fictibacillus phosphorivorans DNA:
- a CDS encoding YjiH family protein, with the protein MKTAGSWSHSLKFLLFSAVGIFMFFIPITVKGKSSIPLDHLVTWVRDTAGEAVPLYALLVILLGAVYPFYTKTWNKDRVTTTFSLLKVVGLVAAVLLYFEWGPSWLSDPNMGPFLFEKLVIPVGLLVPLGAVFLAFIVGYGLMEFIGVLVQKIMRPIWKTPGRSAVDAVASFVGSYSIGLLITNRVFKEGKYTVKEAAIIATGFSTVSATFMIVVAKTLGLMEMWNTYFWTTLVVTFLVTAITVRIRPLSRMDDTYSGGEGQPEEEVNEKYLQTAWRNAMDSSQNAPAFFTNIWSNLKDGFLMAMSILPSIMSVGLIALLLAEYTPVFDWLGYVFYPITWALQLPDAMLAAKAASIGVAEMFLPALLVAEAAIVTKFVIGVVSVASILFLSASIPCVLSTEIPISVPKLLIIWFQRTVLALIIATPLAYLLL; encoded by the coding sequence ATGAAAACTGCGGGTTCTTGGTCTCATTCTTTAAAATTTCTTTTGTTCAGTGCAGTTGGTATTTTCATGTTCTTCATTCCGATCACAGTGAAAGGAAAGTCGTCGATTCCACTCGATCACCTTGTAACGTGGGTAAGGGATACGGCGGGTGAAGCAGTGCCGCTTTATGCATTGCTCGTCATATTGCTCGGTGCTGTATATCCGTTCTACACGAAAACGTGGAACAAAGACCGAGTCACAACTACGTTCTCTTTATTAAAAGTTGTAGGACTCGTTGCAGCTGTCCTACTTTACTTTGAATGGGGTCCGAGCTGGTTGAGTGATCCGAACATGGGACCGTTCTTATTTGAGAAACTTGTGATTCCTGTTGGGTTGCTCGTTCCACTTGGAGCTGTCTTCCTAGCCTTTATTGTAGGATATGGGCTGATGGAGTTTATAGGGGTGCTCGTGCAAAAAATCATGAGACCCATTTGGAAAACACCGGGCAGATCAGCAGTCGATGCCGTCGCCTCCTTTGTCGGCAGCTATTCGATCGGTCTACTCATCACGAACCGCGTGTTTAAAGAAGGAAAATATACGGTAAAAGAAGCAGCGATCATTGCAACTGGTTTCTCTACCGTTTCTGCAACGTTCATGATCGTTGTGGCAAAAACGTTAGGGCTTATGGAGATGTGGAACACCTACTTCTGGACGACGCTCGTGGTCACTTTCTTAGTAACGGCAATCACTGTGAGAATTCGTCCGTTAAGCAGAATGGATGATACGTACTCAGGTGGGGAAGGTCAGCCTGAGGAAGAGGTGAATGAGAAATACTTGCAAACGGCTTGGAGAAACGCGATGGATTCCTCTCAGAATGCTCCAGCATTTTTTACAAATATCTGGTCGAATTTAAAAGACGGTTTTCTGATGGCGATGAGTATATTGCCTTCCATTATGAGTGTCGGTTTAATTGCCCTCTTGTTAGCAGAATACACGCCTGTTTTTGACTGGTTGGGCTACGTTTTCTATCCGATCACATGGGCCCTGCAGCTTCCCGATGCAATGCTTGCTGCAAAAGCGGCTTCCATCGGTGTTGCTGAAATGTTCCTGCCTGCACTCTTAGTAGCGGAAGCGGCAATTGTCACGAAATTTGTAATCGGCGTCGTCTCCGTAGCTTCCATTCTATTTTTATCCGCAAGTATACCGTGTGTACTCTCAACAGAAATCCCAATCAGTGTTCCAAAACTACTAATTATCTGGTTCCAGCGCACGGTTTTGGCATTGATTATAGCGACTCCACTAGCTTATCTGCTTCT